The sequence below is a genomic window from Eubalaena glacialis isolate mEubGla1 chromosome 13, mEubGla1.1.hap2.+ XY, whole genome shotgun sequence.
CAGTCAGCAGGACACTGATGGAGAACCCAGTCCAGGGCTTGCTCCAACGCCCTGTGGATCTCCCAACACCTGCACCCTTTATCTTGGCTCTCTCCGGTGGTCAGCTGCTAATTTTAAAACTCTCTGAGATGGGGACACAATCTGCATGATCTCCTCCATGCTCACAATCCTGGGACAAACTGCTGGCTGAGGACACACCGTGTCTCCTCGGCACATCTCCCAGAGCTGTGTGCAGCTGCAGAGCCCTGGCCTCCTTCTGCAGCACGTCCCGAGCAGGCGCAGGGCCTGCACGCCCTAGGACTCCACGTAGACTTGCAGATTCTTCTGGCTGGACATTCAACTGACCCCTCCCTGACCCAGGGCCTGGGGAAGCACAGTAGGGGCTCCAAGATCAGAACGCCCTCCTCAGATCCCAACCTAACCTCCTACCGGGCCTGCCTGCCCTTCCACCCATCTCCCTAGTGCAGCCCTGCCCCGGCCCTCCCCAcgcctggggaaggaggagaagggtaTTGACATAACTGGCTGCATGCCCTTTCTGCCCCAGAATCTGAAGCATCTGCAGGTGcaacttccccttccctctcctactGGCTGACCTTCCAtattccacccccagccccacccccccgccaaaaTAAAGTCTGACTGGCTTCAGAAGACTCCACAAATCtagaaaaaaggtacagatgaaccggtttgcaaggcataaatagagacacagatgtagagaacaaacgtacagacaccaagggaggagagcgggggtggggggatgaactgagagattgggactgacatgtgtACACCaacatgtataaaacagataactaataagaacctgctgcataaaaaaactaaattaaattaaattttaaaaaaaagaaagctccacAACCTGCCTTGCCCTTACCTGCCATGGATTCTCCCACAGGTACTGCCCCACTGATGCCATTTCCAAGCGGGCAGGAGCCAGCACTCACCTCTCCGAGGTCTCTGCTGGGCCAACTCCTAGAACACGCCCTGTCTTTTCACCTTCTGAGCTATCACTAGTTCATGACAACCCCAGGCTATAAGCTGTCCCTGACCTCGCTTATCTCCGTGGTCCGGGCCTAGGACTTCATGACTACAGAATTCAGGTGAGGCGACCGCGTGGCACAGCCCGTTCAGGAGAGTGACAAGGAGGCAAGCCCCCATCACCCCCAAGGCCTTTATGGGCCATCCCAGTTTCCAAGGCTGGAGCGGCTGCCTTCGGCGCCACCTGGCGGCCGCCACCCGAAAGCGGAGAGTGGACCCAGCGCGGGCCGGTTCCCGCGGGACGGGTGggtaggctggggtggggggggggtcgcCCATCTTAGAGAGCCGAGACCAAgcggcccagggcctggcacgtcTTTGGATTCCCGCGGATCCCGCGGTCCTCGCGAGACCCCGAGACCCGGTGCCACCCGGCCCCTAGCGGCGGCGGACGGCCTAGTCGGACGCCGCGGGGCGCTCGGCGGCCGAGTGAGCGTGCGCGCATGCGCCCGCCCCACGCATCACCCCGCACCGCCGCGcgcgcgcacgcacgcacacccCGACGCTCGCCCGCGCCGGGCGGTCTCCCACGCAGTGACCGGGCAGCGAGCTCCCGAGCCATCTACCCCGGGAGAGCAAGGGGCTTACGCGCGGCGAGCTAGCGCGGGCACACCAAGACCGATTTTTTTCCACCTCACTTCGCGCGCGGGGACGCCGCCGTGGCCACACCGTCCTCATGGGTGACCCCCTCAGGGCGGGACCTGGGGGGGTCCGTGCGGCCCAGGCCCCTCCGACCAGGCTGCGCGAGCCCAGGCCAGGCCGCTCCCACCTGCCGGCCGCGGCGGCCAATGAGAGCCTGGCCTGGTGATGTCATGCCCCGACCGGACCCTGGTGACGAGAAGTCCGAGGTCACCCGTCAGGGAACCAGCGCAAACCCACCCGCGGGGGTTCCGGAAGTTTCCACTGCGGCGGCGGCCTCACCCCGCAGCCTCGCGCGTGCCACCACGTTGGCCTTCCTTGGGTGTCCCGGAgtcacctctccctccccccgggGGCCTCCTCCCTCTTCGGGGGTCCCCTTCGTGTCCCCTCGTGATCTCATGTTCACATCCTCATTCTCACAGGTGTCACCTTTTTCCACCGGTGCCACCCGGGCCCCTGAGGGGGTCCTCAGCCTCATTTTCACGTGCCGGTCCTCCCATGCCACCCCTGCTCTGTCGTGGCCAGGGATGCTCATTTATTCGGCCCCCAGCCCCGACTTGTCAATGTGTCCAAGTGTGTCCGTCCGTCTGTGAATGTCGGTCACTGCGTTTGTCTCTGGCTGTCACTGCATAAGACTGTCCGTCTGCGTGTGTCTGTCTCCGCGGGCTTCTGTCCGTCTGTCTGTCCCTGTGGGTGTCTGCTCCGCCGCTGAGGGTCTTTCTGTCGTGTCTGTCACTGCGTGTCTGTCCGTCTGTCGGCGTCTGTCACTGGAGTGCGTCTGGACCCCGGGGTCTCTGGGTCTGGGCTccgagagagggagagggagaggaggtggcagcccggggaggcggggaggggcgggggcggagacagtgggcgggggcgggcgggggcgccGAGCGGCCCGGAGGGGGTGTGTGCGGGGGGCCGGAGGCGGCGGCTGTCAGAGTCGGCTCAGCCTGCGCTGGGGAACATCGGCCGCCTCCAGCTCCCGgcgcggcccggcccggcccggccgccTCAGGTGAGTCTCCCGCCCCGCCCGGGACCCTCCTCCGGTCCGCGGCCCATTCCGCGTCCCGGGAGCGGTGCGCTCCCCGAGGGACCCAGGCTCCCAAACAGGACGCCCACCGCGCCCCGGGGCCTGCCCAGCGACGCCCCCCGACGCCCCACACTCACCCTTAACTCTTCCCTCACCGCCGCATACTTACGATTGCCTGCGCGGGAGACAGCATCCCGCAGGGCCAGCTGCCGCCTCTGCTCTCGAATTCCTGTGGGGACCCCCGAGCACCGCTGCCCCTGCTCGCCCCCAAGTCTGGGGCCACTGGAAGATGCCCCCTGCTTGGGGGCGGAATCCGAGCTGCGCAGGTTCCTGGAGCCCGGCTGGGCCCTCCGGGATCCCGCGACCTCAGCGCCCCTGCGCAGCTCCCAGCCGGagccccctcccaggcccaggcGTCCCCCTCCCGCGGGGACTCCGTCTCTATTTTAGGGGAAGGGGAGGCTTAGCGGAAGCCCCGAATTATAATTAGCCCCACTCGGGTTTCCTAGTTaatctccatcaccaccaccccagcTCAGGGCGGCGAGGGCTCGGTGAGGGGTGACCGGCGGGAGAGGGGGGAGTTCCGACCCGGGGAATTTTGATCCCTTGGCTGGAGATGCCGGAACCGCAGCAGCTGCTGCCCCAAAATAGCGCCCCTGCCCCTGCAGCCGGGGATCTCCGGAGCTCCGAGAACGCAGGCGTCCCGGCTCGCCCTTCAGACCCCTCGGCAATGCCCGCGAGCCCCCAGACCCCCGCCCCAAGTTCCCGGCTCCTGGACTCGGGGCGGGGAGCGCCGTCCTTTTCTCGGTCTCTACTGCCTCCCGCTGGCGGCAGCGTGCACCGCAGCATCGGATGCATGGGGGACTCGAGTCTTGTGGGGCCAGGGCTAGAGAGCCTGTTGGCTGAGGCTAGGCGAGGGGGGTGCGCAGTTGACGGGCATCCGCGGGTACCAACGCGCTGTGTCAGACAGTGGATGAGGCGGGGCTGGGTGGGGCAGGGTGTGGAGTAGGCAGGATTTGGGGCACCCCGGGAACTGCGACTCCCACACCCTGAATGCCCGACCCACACCCCCCCAGGGTCCGGCCCTGGCCAACTGTATGAGAGGCTGAGCCTTCACGCCACCTCAAGCTCCCCCGTCGGCGCCTCCCGTCAGTGAGGGCCCCGCCCCTGTCTGGTGGCCTGCGGCCTCTGGTGCTGGTGCCCTGCAGCACTGCTCGCACTGGGCCCAAGGCAGTCCACCCAGCTGGGGGAAGGAAGTGAGGGCGGTGGGTCTTCTGCGGGGCAGGGGAGGGTATTGCTTGGCAGGTCTGTCTCTGTTCCCTGCATTTGTCCGtctgggtgtatgtgtgtgtgtgtgtgcctgatcTCTgtcccctcttgcttctccctgtgtccttgtCTCTgcccgtctccctccctccctccatttctctcctcctttctgcCAACCTGCCCCACCTCCTCTGCAGCTCAGTGATAACCCCTGGGCAAGAGTGTTACCTAATCATTTCCTCCCTCCTGGCAGCTTTGAGCCTTCAccttctgcctttctttctcccAGCAGACGCCTGCCTGCCTTGGCAGCCATGAGGCCCCCGTGGTGTCCCCTGCACACGCCCTCCCTGGCTTCCccgctccttctcctcctcttcctcctgggaggaggggcagaggctGAGGGCCTAGAGGACCCAGAGCTGCTGGTGACGGTGCATGGGGGCCGGCTACGGGGCCTCCGCCTAATGGCCCCTGGGGGCCCTGTCTCTGCTTTTCTGGGCATCCCCTTCGCAGAGCCACCTGTGGGCCCCCGTCGCTTTCTGCCACCAGAGCCCAAGCGGCCCTGGCCAGGGGTGCTGAATGCCACAGCCTTCCAAAGAGTCTGCTACCAATATGTGGACACCTTGTATCCCGGCTTTGAGGGCACCGAGATGTGGAACCCCAACCGTGAGCTGAGCGAGGACTGCCTCTACCTCAATGTGTGGACACCGTACCCCCGGCCTGCGTCCCCCACCCCTGTCCTCGTCTGGATCTACGGGGGTGGCTTCTACAGCGGGGCCTCCTCCCTGGACGTGTATGATGGTCGCTTCCTGGCCCAGGCCGAGGGGACTGTGCTGGTGTCCATGAACTACCGGGTGGGAGCCTTTGGCTTCTTGGCCCTGCCGGGGAGCCGGGAGGCCCCAGGCAATGTGGGTCTACTGGATCAGAGGCTGGCACTGCAGTGGGTGCAGGAGAACGTAGCAGCCTTCGGGGGGGATCCAATGTCAGTGACTCTGTTTGGGGAAAGCGCAGGTGCCGCCTCCGTGGGCATGCACCTGCTGTCCCCACCCAGCCGGGGCCTGTTCCACAGGGCCGTGCTGCAGAGCGGGGCACCCAATGGGCCCTGGGCCACAGTGGGTGTGGGAGAGGCCCGCCGCAGGGCCACGCTGCTGGCCCGCCTCGTGGGCTGTCCCCCTGGTGGGGCTGGTGGCAATGACACAGACCTGGTGGCCTGCCTGCGGACGCGGCCGTCTCAGGATCTGGTGGACCACGAGTGGCATGTGCTGCCTCAGGAAAGCGTCTTCCGCTTCTCCTTCGTGCCTGTGGTGGATGGAGACTTCCTCAGTGACACGCCCGAAGCCCTCATCAATGCTGGAGACTTCCATGGCCTGCAGGTGACTAGTGGCTGGAGGGGGTGGAGCTGCTTCCTCTAGGCCTATTCTTCCACCTGCCCCTCCCCGTGGGGACCCAGGCATGAGGGCTCCTCAAAACCCACTCCCAAAGGCCCAGGCTTCTGGGCCCCATGGCCCGCTCCTCTTCCCTGAGGGCTCAATCCCAGGGTGGTCAGTGggacagagaggaaaggaaatgtgggtatattttctctttctctctttcccttccccaaTCTCGAACTCTCTTCCTCCCTGGTTCTGGGTCTATAACTGTTCATCTCTCTGGCTCTTTGTCCATCTgtttctgtctgcctgtctgtctgtgcttcccctcccccccatccctccATCCTGTCCCCTCAGGTGCTGGTGGGTGTGGTGAAGGATGAGGGCTCCTATTTTCTGGTTTACGGGGCCCCAGGCTTCAGCAAAGACAACGAGTCTCTCATCAGCCGGGCCCAGTTCCTGGCCGGGGTGCGGGTCGGGGTCCCCCAGGCAAGTGACCTGGCTGCCGAGGCTGTGGTCCTGCATTACACAGACTGGCTGCACCCTGAGGACCCGGCGCGCCTGAGGGAGGCCATGAGTGATGTGGTGGGCGACCACAACGTCGTGTGCCCCGTAGCCCAGCTGGCTGGGCGACTGGCCGCCCAAGGCGCTCGCGTCTATGCCTACATCTTTGAACACCGTGCATCCACGCTCTCCTGGCCCCTCTGGATGGGGGTGCCCCACGGCTACGAGATCGAGTTTATCTTCGGGCTCCCCCTGGAACCCTCGCTAAACTACACTGTCGAGGAGAGAACCTTTGCCCAACGACTGATGAGATACTGGGCCAACTTTGCCCGCACCGGGTCAGcggggctgaggggaggagggcCTCCAGGAGCCAGGGAGGCAAGGGGGGGGGGCGGAACAgacaagagagggagggagacaagcAGAAAGGGCAGGGGCGGGGGACGAGTTCACAAAGGAAAGGAgacaaagggggagagagagaatgacaaaGGAGACCccgagagaagggaaggagggaggaaggcaagGTGGCAGATCCTGATGAGACAAGGACAGAGCTGAGGGAGGCAAAGAGAACAGAAGAGACAGACAAGGAGAGACAGACAAAGGAGTTACCAGAGCAGTTAGGAGCGTGGACTGTAGAACTGGATCAATTGGACCAGTGATGATTTTTTTAGCTGTGACACACACgaatgcacacacacgcacacagtttACCTGTCTGAAGAAGGGGACCATAAATATCCCATCACATGGGTGTCCGCAGAAGTAAACATGATGTTTGTAGAGATAGGACTGGGCCTGAGTAtatagtaagggctcaataaatcatagcaattttttaaatgggagaaaCAAAGATGGAGCAGAAAAATTGagggaaataaaaagaggaacaACAGaaagagggagggcaggaggaaggggaagactCCAGAGGACGGAGCAtattggaaaagagaaaggatgaaggagaaggtgggagggaggagacggGG
It includes:
- the ACHE gene encoding acetylcholinesterase isoform X2, with translation MRPPWCPLHTPSLASPLLLLLFLLGGGAEAEGLEDPELLVTVHGGRLRGLRLMAPGGPVSAFLGIPFAEPPVGPRRFLPPEPKRPWPGVLNATAFQRVCYQYVDTLYPGFEGTEMWNPNRELSEDCLYLNVWTPYPRPASPTPVLVWIYGGGFYSGASSLDVYDGRFLAQAEGTVLVSMNYRVGAFGFLALPGSREAPGNVGLLDQRLALQWVQENVAAFGGDPMSVTLFGESAGAASVGMHLLSPPSRGLFHRAVLQSGAPNGPWATVGVGEARRRATLLARLVGCPPGGAGGNDTDLVACLRTRPSQDLVDHEWHVLPQESVFRFSFVPVVDGDFLSDTPEALINAGDFHGLQVLVGVVKDEGSYFLVYGAPGFSKDNESLISRAQFLAGVRVGVPQASDLAAEAVVLHYTDWLHPEDPARLREAMSDVVGDHNVVCPVAQLAGRLAAQGARVYAYIFEHRASTLSWPLWMGVPHGYEIEFIFGLPLEPSLNYTVEERTFAQRLMRYWANFARTGDPNDPRDPKAPQWPPYTAGAQQYVSLNLRPLEVRRGLRAQACAFWNRFLPKLLSATDTLDEAERQWKAEFHRWSSYMVHWKNQFDHYSKQDRCSDL
- the ACHE gene encoding acetylcholinesterase isoform X1; this translates as MRPPWCPLHTPSLASPLLLLLFLLGGGAEAEGLEDPELLVTVHGGRLRGLRLMAPGGPVSAFLGIPFAEPPVGPRRFLPPEPKRPWPGVLNATAFQRVCYQYVDTLYPGFEGTEMWNPNRELSEDCLYLNVWTPYPRPASPTPVLVWIYGGGFYSGASSLDVYDGRFLAQAEGTVLVSMNYRVGAFGFLALPGSREAPGNVGLLDQRLALQWVQENVAAFGGDPMSVTLFGESAGAASVGMHLLSPPSRGLFHRAVLQSGAPNGPWATVGVGEARRRATLLARLVGCPPGGAGGNDTDLVACLRTRPSQDLVDHEWHVLPQESVFRFSFVPVVDGDFLSDTPEALINAGDFHGLQVLVGVVKDEGSYFLVYGAPGFSKDNESLISRAQFLAGVRVGVPQASDLAAEAVVLHYTDWLHPEDPARLREAMSDVVGDHNVVCPVAQLAGRLAAQGARVYAYIFEHRASTLSWPLWMGVPHGYEIEFIFGLPLEPSLNYTVEERTFAQRLMRYWANFARTGDPNDPRDPKAPQWPPYTAGAQQYVSLNLRPLEVRRGLRAQACAFWNRFLPKLLSATASEAPCTCSGPAHGEAAPRPRPGLPLSLLLLLFLLLSRLLRL